TTGACACTGCTCGTCGGTGGGGATACGAGGCGCAGTATCCATCACGGCGATCGTACCCACTGCATACCCGTCCGGGCTCAGAATCGGCGCGCCACAATAAAATCTGACTCCCGGATCCGCCGCGACCAACGGATGGAACGAGAAACGCAGATCGGCCCGCGCATCCTCAATCGCCATGAGTGTCTTGTTTTGGACAGCCTGCGCACAGAGCCCGGACGAGCGGACGGTCTGGGTCATGGTCAGGCCGACCTTGGCTTTGAACCACTGCCGGTCCTGGTCGATGAACGTGATGGCCGCAATCGGAGCACGACACAGGGCCGCAGCCAGATGCGCCAAGTCATCGAAGGCGGTGTCGGGGAGGGTGTCCAAAATCCGGTAGCGCGACAACGCGGCTACGCGGGCAATTTCGTCGGAAAGCGGGGCGTGCGTCGCCATACGTGCAGTCCCTCGCGCGAACCACCGAGGGCTTTGGGTGTACCGATTTCGCCCAGAGTCTTACCACAAATGCCCCGCATCGAATAGGGCCATCTGGAACGGGGGCGACGCCTGCCGCTTCCCTCCGTTGGCCTACTTGCGGGCGACGCTATGACCAGGCAGGGAGTGACGTTCCATCGGCCGCGCGCCAATGGGGCACCCAGGCGAGTGCCACGAGCTTGATCGAGATGTTCGATTTGCTAGGTTTCAACGACAGGGTTTCCAATTTTTCCGTGAGCGGATCGGTCGCCGCCGCCAGGGCATCGGCTTCCGCTTTGAACTCGGCCTCGAGCGCCGCCAGCTGTTGCTGCAGCGCCGCCACGTTGTCTTCCGCCTGACTCACGTCTTTCGATTCTTTCATCGCCCGGCCGGCGCCGCGGATCGCCGTCGTCGCCTTGCCGATATTGCCGGCGCTGATCGTTTTCCGCCCGAGAAACGCCCCCAGGATCGTGGCGCCGACCGAAATGGCCGCCTGGATCTGACTGCTGCGGGACTCGGCCTGCTGCCGTTCCACCATCTGCTCCGCGCGCCGGATACGATCCTGCAATGCGGCGATCTTGGGTGAATACTTCTTCCGCAATACCTCACTCTGTTGGTCGCGCTGCTCCCGCCCCGCCTGTTGCAGCCGCACACGAAAGTCACGCTCCGGCTCCCCTGGCATCGACAGCGCCTTCGTGCTCGGACTACGGAATAGCTCAACTTTTTGCGTCCGGAATAACCAGCCCGACAAGTCGGTCTTCCAACCGTCATACTGCTTAGCCTTGCCGGCGGCGGCCGGAAGCGTGGCGAAGTGAGCCTCGCCTGCAGGATCGCGCTCCAAGTCCGCGACGGTCAGATCCACGATCGCCGCATGATCCCACTCTACCGGCACGGCACCCTCGGTCAGCGGAGTCAGTAGGGTGAGGGGTTCGGTCACATCGACCGCAGCCTTGTTGTCCACCACCCGCACCTGTGCCACCCCCAAGACCATCGGTTGATAGACGAGTGCGTGCCCCTCCGGCCGGCGTCCCCGTAGCGGCACAAAGTATTGCGGCACCTCCGGCGGCAACATGGGGCGTTGCGCATGGGGCGTCCCATGGGCAGGCGTCGATGCCACGGGTGTGCCTGCCGACTGGCCCGTTTCGGCTGGTCTCTCCCGCTTAACGGGATCCATCAATTGTTTGATTTGTGTCCGCGTGAGCGGCCCGCGCAGATAGGACAGCGTCCATCGGGTCTGGAAAACTTCCGGCGCATCTTCGTGCACGTTATTCAGCAGGAACACTCGATTCCCGAGCCCGGCAAGAATTTGCTCCATTTGTTGGCGATCGAATTTCTTGCCGCTGCTGGCAGCCGCGCCCTCCAACCCCTCCATCACGCGCGCCTTGTCGCGCTCCGTCTGCAGCCGACCGATGAACCAGGTGCCGGTGTTGGCCAGGCCTTTGTAGTCCAGATCGACCGGGTTCTGCGTGGCCAGCACCACTCCCAATCCAAAGGCGCGCGCCTGCTTCAGCAAGGTGAGCAAGGGAGCTTTGGACGGCGGGTTGGCGACCGGCGGGAAGTAGCCGAAAATCTCATCCATATAGAGAATAGCCCGCAGGCTCGTGGTGCCGGATTGGCCGCGGACCCACCCCAACGTCTGGTTCAGAAGCAGGGACACAAAGAACATGCGCTCGGCATCGTTCAAATGGGCGATCGAAAAAATGGCGATGCGGGGTTTGCCCGAGGGGCCGTAGAGCATACGCCCGACATCCAACGCCTCCCCTTCCATCCATGCGGCGAAACCCGGCGCGGCCAGCAGATTGTTCAGCTGCATGGCCAGGGCGAACCGTTCCTTCGAGGGGAAGAACGACTCCACATCGAGCACACCCACCTTCGTCATGGGAGGCGTTTGGATCTGATGAATGAGCCCGGGCAGATCGAGATCCCGTCCCGCTCGCCAGGCGCTGTCGAGAATCGACGAGAGCAGAATGTGCTCGCGGCTCTTGATCGGATCGGCCTCGACGCCGATCAGGCCCAACAGGCTGGTGACGGTCGTGCCGATGCGCTCGCGGAGGAGTTCGGCATCGTCGAGTAATTCTGCCGACGGAGCGGCGAAGGATTTCAGAATCGACACCGGAAGACCGGCGTTGCTTCCCGGTGTGTACACCGCGAAGTCCGCCGCATCACGCAACTTTTTGATACGCTCGCCGCTCTGACCCCAGTCGCCAAGCCCCTTCTGCCACAGGGTCGCCTGCTGCGCGGCGAAGTCGGCGGCGGACAGGCCCTTCTTGCGGGCGTCGTCTTCATTAATCCACGGCGCGAAATCTTCGCCGCGAAGCTGAGGAAAGGTGAGCAGGAGATTGGCCAGATCGCCCTTCGGATCAATGACGATGGCCGGGATGCCGTCGATGGCCGCTTCTTCCAGTAAACCGACACAGAGACCGGTCTTGCCGCTTCCTGTCATACCGACGCAGACCGCGTGAGTGACCAGATCCTTCGAATCGTAGAGCAGCCAGCCAGGCTTGGCCTGTTTGGCGGCGAGATCATAAGGCCGCCCGAGATAAAACGCGCCGAGCTTTTCGAACTCGGCTGCGTCGTCCGTCGATGAGACGGTACCGGTCGTGGTCTGTTTTTTCTTCGGCGGCATAATTCCCCGCAATGGAGATGAAGAGCACCAATTCAAATCGACCGAATTCGACGGGCATTCTAGTAAGCACAGGCCGCGACTGCAAGCCCGCGGGCACAGTCGACCGGTGCGATCTTGCGGTGCGATTACGTACCGGCTACTTGCGAAATGAAATCGACACAGGCACTATGCGCCCCGATGTATCGTCGAAGGATCTTCTCCCTCGTGCTCGCCGTCTGCGCGATCCCGGGACTCGCCCTGGCCGAAGCGCCCCCGCATAGCGTCCACTGGGGCGCCATCGCCTTCCCCGATCACGACCCTACCTTGACCCTGAGCGCCGCACTCCTGGATCGGTTTACCGAGTTCGACGGGGAAGGCAGACGCTACAACGATATGCGGGAAACCATGGGGCTGAATTTCTTCACCTTGAGCTGGACCAAGCCCCTGGCCCAATTGCCGGGATGGAATCTTAATCTCACGGCAGGCGGCGGACCCACGCGCGACGGGCCAAGCCGGTTTCTTCAAAACGATGTGGTGCACAAGTTTCGAGGGCTCACCGAGGTCCCGGTCGGGAACAAACGCGAAGCGAACGACTTCATGCTCAGCGGGTCGCTGACCCGCTGGTTTAGCCTCTTGGGATCGAACGATGCGTTCTTTGCCGGTCTGGGCGGCGCCGGTGGGTCGTTGTATTATGAGCCCTATGTGCAGGCAGGATTTCGCCGGTTGGCCCTCTTCGCCCCGGTACCGCTGCTGGGCGACTACCTTCGCGTTTCAGCCCTCGCGCGATACGGCCGCCCGTTCAGCGGTGCCGCGTTCCACCAGGTCGCGCCCCAGTCCTACATGGCTCAGGGCTCTGTCGGCCTCGGGAACTATCGCCACTGGGCCGATTCGACTCCATGGGAAATCGAACTGGCGGTGACCGTCGATTCAGGTCTGTTCGTGGATCATCAGGGAGATGCGCTGGAAGAACGATTCGTCTCAGTCGCAGTGCGCTACTCGGCCTTCACGTTCGAAACGTGGAACGATCTCATCAACCAGAAAGATTACGGTCCGACCTTCGGCGCCCGCCTGACGCTCGACTTGTTCTATATGTACGACCGCTGGTTCAAGTAAAACCCCGGCCCGCTGCCATTCGGGCGGGCAAGACAGCAGGGGTTGGATTCCCATGCTCTGCGCCAGCATGAGTCGCACTGACTCCTTCGGTACAGACAGCTTGTCCCCCCGCAACCCGATCTCCGCTGTAGAGATCGGGTTACTTGAGAATGCCGAGAAACCACAGCAAGACCAGCAGGCTTGCCGGGACACCGAGCAACCAGAGGATGAATCCTTTTCCCATCGTTCCCATACAGTCCTCCTGATTAACCGCAGATTATGGTAGTAGCGATGCTGCCACCAGCTCACGATTCAGCGCGCTGACCATCTTCAGATGCGCCGTGCGATCTTCTTCCAATCCCGCCGCAAATAAGTCGGCGTGCTTGCGTTGCAACACCAGGCCAAAATCCTCTTGTTTGCCGGCCGGGATTTCATACAGCGAGGCCAAGGCACTCACGTACTGGCCCCCACCAGCCGCAGCCTCCTGACGGAGGTTCTCATACGCGACCCCTGCAAAGAGATTGATCTTCTGCTCTTTTAGCACCATGCCGTCCGCTGAAAAGAGCCCATTGGGGCTCGTGCTGGAGAAGAAATTGACGGTCGTGTCGACCGTAGCTTTCGTTGTGTTACAGCCCCCGACCATGATGCCGGCGGCCACAACACATAGGCCCAATCCCAGGTTTTTCATTGATGGTGACGTCTTCATGTATGCCTCCTTCTGGGGGCTGTCAGCGTTAGATCATTTCCCAATCAAGCCTTCTACTCACGTTGTAACCGAGAAACATCCAGGGCGACCCTAGTCATTACCCTGGAGAGACGGAAGAAAGGTGCTAGCAAAGCGGCTATCGCTGGCGCCTGTCAGGTGCGAGAACGGAGGCTACGAGGGGAAATCGATAGCGGCGCCGAAGGATCGGGGGAAGCTGGAAAGGCTTGTCTGACAGTAAGAAGAATCGGAAGCGCTGCCGAATGACCGCGATCACC
The Nitrospira sp. DNA segment above includes these coding regions:
- a CDS encoding ATP-binding protein, which gives rise to MPPKKKQTTTGTVSSTDDAAEFEKLGAFYLGRPYDLAAKQAKPGWLLYDSKDLVTHAVCVGMTGSGKTGLCVGLLEEAAIDGIPAIVIDPKGDLANLLLTFPQLRGEDFAPWINEDDARKKGLSAADFAAQQATLWQKGLGDWGQSGERIKKLRDAADFAVYTPGSNAGLPVSILKSFAAPSAELLDDAELLRERIGTTVTSLLGLIGVEADPIKSREHILLSSILDSAWRAGRDLDLPGLIHQIQTPPMTKVGVLDVESFFPSKERFALAMQLNNLLAAPGFAAWMEGEALDVGRMLYGPSGKPRIAIFSIAHLNDAERMFFVSLLLNQTLGWVRGQSGTTSLRAILYMDEIFGYFPPVANPPSKAPLLTLLKQARAFGLGVVLATQNPVDLDYKGLANTGTWFIGRLQTERDKARVMEGLEGAAASSGKKFDRQQMEQILAGLGNRVFLLNNVHEDAPEVFQTRWTLSYLRGPLTRTQIKQLMDPVKRERPAETGQSAGTPVASTPAHGTPHAQRPMLPPEVPQYFVPLRGRRPEGHALVYQPMVLGVAQVRVVDNKAAVDVTEPLTLLTPLTEGAVPVEWDHAAIVDLTVADLERDPAGEAHFATLPAAAGKAKQYDGWKTDLSGWLFRTQKVELFRSPSTKALSMPGEPERDFRVRLQQAGREQRDQQSEVLRKKYSPKIAALQDRIRRAEQMVERQQAESRSSQIQAAISVGATILGAFLGRKTISAGNIGKATTAIRGAGRAMKESKDVSQAEDNVAALQQQLAALEAEFKAEADALAAATDPLTEKLETLSLKPSKSNISIKLVALAWVPHWRAADGTSLPAWS
- a CDS encoding DUF3015 family protein, producing MKTSPSMKNLGLGLCVVAAGIMVGGCNTTKATVDTTVNFFSSTSPNGLFSADGMVLKEQKINLFAGVAYENLRQEAAAGGGQYVSALASLYEIPAGKQEDFGLVLQRKHADLFAAGLEEDRTAHLKMVSALNRELVAASLLP